The stretch of DNA TTGATTAATTGCAAAAGTAATTACAGGTTCAAAGGATGCATCCTTTCCTACCAGTGTTATATCGGTACCATGCAAGGTGGTTATAAATGGAATATTAATTCCCTGCGATGCCAATATTTGCTTCGCCATGTATGCCGCTGAGGCATGCGGGATGGCATAATGTACGTGTAATAAATCAAGTTTCTCGTATTTAACAACATCAACCAGCTTACTTGATAATACTAATTCGTAAGGCTGAAAATCAAACAATGGATAATCCGAAACAGCCACTTCGTGATAAAAAATATTCTCGGATATAAAATCCAAACGTACCGGTTGACTGTAAGATATAAAGTGAATTTGATGGCCTTTTAAAGCTAGTTCAATTCCTAGTTCGGTTGCCACTACACCACTACCGCCAAATGTGGGATAGCAAACAATTCCAATTTTCATAATTAATAAGTAGTATAAACTACTTTTAGCTAGCAATTTATGAGGATAAATTCCAGCTTAAAGTAGTGTGAAAAGGTGTTAACCTTTATCGATCGTTATTATTGCAGACTAATCTTTTTGATGGTTAGAGCAGTATTCGTCTTTATTTGAACAAAATAGTTCCCTTTTGTAAACTTAGAAATATCAATTCCATTTTCAGGAATCTCTTTCCACTCGAGTAATTTATTTCCGAGTATATCAAACAAAATTACGTTTTCAACCTTACTTAAATTTTTTGAATGAAAGTTTACAACTGCAGTGGTAGGATTCGGATATACTTCAATTGCATCATTGTCGGTATTAAGAACATCAATTCCTGTTGCCACACCCGTAAATCCAAGGTTATCAACCCATAAATAATCTTGGTCGGCAGGAGCATTTCCGCTCGAACGTAATTCGATGATACAGGAATCAGGTGTGTCGTTATTGAAGTACACAAAATTTACGGTAAAATTCGCCCAACTCATTGCCATTCCTGTTAGAGTTTTTGCAGCAATTGCAACTGTATCATGTTTGTTTAGTGCAACATTCCATTTGGTAAGAATGGCTTTTACAGAACCCTGACTAGTACCAAAAATCATGTGTTGCCATTTTCCTGTAAAGCTGGCAGGCTGTGCACTGTAGGCGAAACCTGATTTTGCTTTTTTATTAATTGAATCCAGCTCACCACAAACTGCAATTCCACCTACTACTGTTGAACCAATTGTTTTTGAAGTAATTTTCATAAAAAAAATTCCCGGACTACCTGGACTAGCTTTGGTAACTGTAAATACATTATCGGTAGCAGTAGTATTATTTAAAGTTCCCCATTGAGTCGGAATTTCGTAGGCACCTTTATTGGTCCAGTTTTCAAAACCGGAGTTTGGTATTTGTGCAGATACTGATAGCACACAAAAAGAAAATGCAATTAGTAAAAAATATATTTTTTTCATTGGTATAAAATTGAGTATTAGTAACTAAATTCTTCGCTAAGTTACAAAGTTTTCCTTGCATATAAAAGAGCGTGAATGTTTGAATTCTAAATTCAAGATTTAAAATTTCAGAAATTTTTAATTTCAAAAAAAATAATCTTTTACATTTTAAACAGAAACCTTACTTTAACTTTTGCAAGCTTAAAAAATACTTAACTTGCAAACAGTTACAAATGGATAATTTACTATGGAAATTATACTTATATCAGCGGTAGCGTTTATTACAGCAATACTTACTTTTTTTTCAGGATTTGGTTTGGGAACCATACTCACTCCTGTTTTTATGATTTATTTTCCGGTTGATTTATCGATTGCACTTACAGGAATTGTGCATTTTTTAAACAACCTTTTTAAATTGGTTTTGGTAGGTAAAGGAGCTAATAAAAATGTGCTAGTTCGATTTGGAATTCCTGCGATTATAGCATCCTTTGCAGGAGCCTGGATATTGGTGCATATTACTGAAGTGCAACCCTTATTTAGCTATGATATAGCTGGAAAACACATACACGTTTTTCCGGCAAAGTTCATTGTTTCGATGCTCCTATTGCTCTTTGCCCTGTTAGATTTATTCCCCATTTTGAGTAAACTTCAATTTGAAAATAAACACATGGCCTTTGGTGGATTATTAAGTGGTTTTTTTGGCGGTCTATCAGGAAATCAGGGTGCATTAAGAAGTGCGTTTTTAATACGAAGTGGACTATCAAAAGAAAGCTTTGTTGCCACTACAGTGGTTTTATCCTGCTTTGTAG from Bacteroidota bacterium encodes:
- a CDS encoding sulfite exporter TauE/SafE family protein, which codes for MEIILISAVAFITAILTFFSGFGLGTILTPVFMIYFPVDLSIALTGIVHFLNNLFKLVLVGKGANKNVLVRFGIPAIIASFAGAWILVHITEVQPLFSYDIAGKHIHVFPAKFIVSMLLLLFALLDLFPILSKLQFENKHMAFGGLLSGFFGGLSGNQGALRSAFLIRSGLSKESFVATTVVLSCFVDFTRLSVYASRISVSEVSANLTVLVCASLAAFSGAFIGNRLLKKVTIQFVQTMVAIMLIVLSLALGAGLI
- a CDS encoding T9SS type A sorting domain-containing protein; the protein is MKKIYFLLIAFSFCVLSVSAQIPNSGFENWTNKGAYEIPTQWGTLNNTTATDNVFTVTKASPGSPGIFFMKITSKTIGSTVVGGIAVCGELDSINKKAKSGFAYSAQPASFTGKWQHMIFGTSQGSVKAILTKWNVALNKHDTVAIAAKTLTGMAMSWANFTVNFVYFNNDTPDSCIIELRSSGNAPADQDYLWVDNLGFTGVATGIDVLNTDNDAIEVYPNPTTAVVNFHSKNLSKVENVILFDILGNKLLEWKEIPENGIDISKFTKGNYFVQIKTNTALTIKKISLQ